Genomic DNA from Lactuca sativa cultivar Salinas chromosome 8, Lsat_Salinas_v11, whole genome shotgun sequence:
actatatttagtataattattacattaaagtattatataaaatttaataaaataagaaaatccataaaatgacatgtgaaaaaaattaatttaaaattaccaCAAATTGACATTTGTCAAATTGAATGAGAGAGAATGTCATGTGGCAaaaaattctttatttattaggaactaggtgtgagacccgtgtaatacacggggttATTACAAGAAatgattttttgtatttttatcccttaatagcatcatactttcatttgtaTCACATAATACATTATGATGATATTAAGGGATAAATAGGCAAGTATGATGCTATTATGGTGTAAAAGCAAAATATAAATTATGATGCTATTACACAaattaacaaacaaaaacaacATGAGCAAGGGAAATATTATTTAAGAACTGCAAAATCATAAAACTAAAGCCAAATATAAGTCTATAATGTTAAAAATAAACAATCTATAAGGTAGAATGCTATTACATTATTAAAACAAACATATTTAATGCAGTAAAATCAACAAACACTGTACAATTGGAATAAAAGGAAGCTAATATGTTCTATAAAGAGTATATGTGTTATAAAGATTGATTTTTTATTTGCTTTTTTGCATTGTTTAAGTAAAGATGTATAAATTCAAGGGGAAACCAGGAACACATAGCAAAACTTGTAAAACTGAATAGAAAAAACGAAAtgcaattttcaccaaaacaatccTAATAACTTCATAAAGGTAATTCAATCCAAATAAAATAATGTCAAATACTTCCAACCATCAAAGAAAAAAACAAACTCACACAAAGAAAAAACAAAAGTCAAAATAGTTTTAAAAGGGAGAATCCACTTAAAATATCCAATTGGGTTATATGCTTAAAGATGCATTTATTTCTCTATTTTTGGAATCAAAAGTTCCATCTTGCCATGTCCCGAAAAGCCATCATCCATGATAGTTGAACGCACTTTTGTCGATGACATTGCTGGTGGGTCATCAACATCGTAAACTTCAGAAAGATTGCGCTTTAGCTCTGCATTGGGAGATACAACTTTAGAAAAATGGTATTTGGGCAACGGACTCGTCGCTGTGCTTTTCTCAACATTAGAGGCTGGAGTGATGCTATCTCCCGTGAATGATATTGCATCCTTTTCTAAGTACATAAAAAATGATAGTTGTGTAGTAATGCAAATGaagttaaattaaaattaaactttaaatgTAAAATAAATAGCACCTTCAAATTGGTAGTTTCTTGAGATGTGACTTCAAAGATTGCAGTGTTGAAAGAGTCGGAATCAACATGTTGCAAATAAGAACATACTAAGAATGTCTTAaaaaatataatagtatagggatTAAATAAATTGTGCAAAATTGATACCTGGTCAATTGTAAACTTCTTTTCAAGTTCAGAAAGTATTTTACGGTCAGTAGTCAACTTGCGTATTGAATACCCTTGTACTTTATTTGTCAAATTATATTCAGAAACTTCAATCAGAAACGCAAATTTCCTCTCAAGCAAATCAGTGATTTCAATGGGGAAAATAGCAGTATTACCATCCTACAAGACAAATGGAACTGAATAACATGTAAGATAAAACATGAGAAGAACAATTAAGTTGTATAGTAAAACAGACCCAACCTCATTAAAAATTTCCAGCAATTCTTGTGCATTTTTTCTTAAAAGCCTATTAGCATCACCATCAAAAAGAGTCAATGAAATTACTCCTGTAGGATCTTGGACTCTAATTGGGATTTTAAACCTAAACATATTAAAAACAATAATGAAATATTACATTAATGtgtaaaaaaataataacaatgaGAAAGCATAAAGTATGTGTTCAATACCTAGGAAGAACAGATACAACTTTATTGTTGTAGATTGAGGATGAACACACAACCATTTTTTTTGCCGTTTGATCCATCATTTAGCTCAATGTTCATCATAATATCTTCATCAACCTTCTTATGACACGATTTACATCCCCAATAATACCATGAAAAATATGTGCACACACGCTTAACTGTACCAAGCACAATTACTCGGCTTACCTATAAAAAAATAGAAGTTGTTTTAGTATACAATCAATTGAAATTAggtaaaacttaaaaaaataccTTTGTGATTTCTTGGATTTCGGTAATGGGTTTGAAGTCATGTTTCAAAAGAAACTCATCAGTCTCAGAATACAGTAGGGATGATGAATCTTTGCTACGATTAGCAGACagattttcaaaagaatttttggaAACCAAACTGTTCATGAATAAAGTTTAATTTTTGTTatgtaaaaatgcataaaaacagTACAATATTAAGAAAAAAGATGGAAGCTATCTAACGTGTTCTTGAATTGTAGGATTTCTTCTATGTTAGCATTGATGTAAAGCTTGGTAACAGAGTACCAATATGAAACAGACAAACGACCTGCAAAAAAGAGTTATATTTCAGGTTTCTATGTAAAAAATGGAACAAATATGAAATTTTATGTTGTAGTTATTTGAGTAGGGTCAAAACAGTACAATTGGTTCCCAATAAAATATACTATCAATTTGTTGTTTAAAGTGGGAGGAATTTAATACTTGttaaagtatattgttgttttttGCTTTTAATGTTCTGTTATAAATTTTACTCCTGGCAAAATAATATAAAGATTCAGGGGCAAATCAGTCATGAAAAAAGTATAATAGTATACGTTATAatgaaaaaactataaaatataattttatagaGTATAAATCTGCATATCATGCATATTGTCTATagcttaattgtttaatttaagctTTATTTAAAAAAAGGGATTTGTGAAAGGACAATAATGGTaaccaaacaaaaaatattaaagtAAGAAACATACCTCGATAATCAGACACTTTTCCAAACTGGATAATTATTATAACAGTCCTTTTTTCCGGATTATTTGACACATAATCAACAAATTGTTGAGCATAATCATCCCATAAAGTAACACTCACTTTTCGGCCTCTGAAAAAATGAAGTAAGGGGAAATGAGATTGTTATACAGGTAAAATAAAATTGTTTGTGTATAATAACCGGTTCTCACTCTAAACCTTGGATTTGCACATTCTGTCTACGTGTTTCCTTGCCATGCTTTGACATAAAAGTCTCCATTGGAAAATATAAAAGCACATGACCAATCACATCTAGAGAAAATCAAAGTATAACACATGTATTAGGAATGGTAATGTAAGAAAGAAAagtataataaattaaataattaaatttagaTTAAGCACTAACTGACTGGTGTTTTTTCTGGAATATTATTTTCAATGATTGTTTGGTAATTCCCAAAAGAAAAACCGTACAGAGGACCCACAAAATCATTGGATTTGGTAACCATTGTGATTGGACAGAAATGTAATTTGTTTGAATTAATCACAAATTTGTTATCCGCAGTGTTTTCACCAACTTGAGGATTCTCGATATAATAAGATTCATTTTCAGCAAGCATCTTTTCAAATCTGAAAACCCACCTACTTGGAACTTGAGCTTCAATTTTAGTACCCTATATGCAAAAATCATAatttagaataataacataattattagAATACCATTAAGAAGTAGTATGCTTAACAAAAAAATGAGACAAAGAAACTGAAAATTGAATAAATACCTCTTCATCAACTAATATCATATCAATACGAAAAGTCTTCTTCTTATCATAAGTTAGTTGTTTAGTCAATCGAATGACTCGAACTTTCAAAGTGAACTTCTCATGCAACAAATCAAGTTGTCCAAGTAGTGTGATGTTTTTAGGAGCCATGAATCTGTAACACGCGCAACCAACAGAAGCTACATTATAGACAATGCTAATATTTGCCAAAACAGAATGTACACCGAATTGAAAGCATTATGTTATTATAGACAATGCTAATATTTGCCAATATGAAACATTTTTACTCATTCAAACAGAATATAAGTATTATGTTATCATGAACAAAAAAAGATAACAAACAAATTCTTAATTAAAAAGACCATACTAACCTTATACCCACGATTAACTTTGGGGTTATCAATACTTAATCGTACCTGTAATAACACCAACAATAAACATTTTGAAACATTTTTACTTATTCCAACAAAGTATAAATATTATGTTATCATGAACAAAAAATATACATAATCAAATATATTGTGGCAAATTTAACAATTTTCGAATATTTGCCAAAACAGAATGTACACCAAATTGAAACAAACACAGTCACATCTATGATTTTTTAACaaataagagttttttttttgcaaatttgtTTTTAATCACTCGATCATGTGTGCAACGATAATTTGATGCAAGTGACATTTTTTAATCTTAATTGAAGTTGTATATTAAGATTCTCAGAAACTTTCAAATTACACCAAGTGGGTTATTTCAACTAACCTAAACCATTAACCATCTGGGGGTTACATAGCAAGCAATTATATCATCAAACACATAATCTTCATTTTGACCAATTATCGAGAAATCCAGAAGCTACATTATAGACAATGCTAATAAAACTTAAGTCATAGTCCAATATTTTAATTTGGTTGAGGCATTTTAGCAAACACATAGAGTGCGATATATGAAAATTTTAgcaaacataaaaaaattaacaaTCTGAATGAAGCATTCAATCAACAAATAATGTAAGATTCTTCTTTGAACATTATCAGATGATGGTATGTATAAGATGATGGAAATAAAATACATACTTGTATGCAGACTGTGTTGAAGAAGAATAAAGATGGCGGCTTCTACAGATGGGAAATTGCGAGAATATGATAGCAAACGTATTTATACACAGTTTTGATTATAGAATCCATTATGTTTCCTAAAATATTGAGATATTACACTGTCAATCTAAAAATCAAATCCTTTATCTTAGCATATAATTTCAGGAAAACATCAATTCCCTGTCAATTTTTTGCTGATTTTTAGGGGATTTAAACTTGACATCCGATTGTACAGTTATACAGGCTCATTGTcgttaaaataagaaaaatttgtATCGAATGATGGTGAAGAGATATACGATACAGGAATGTGAGCGTGAGAAACTTGTTTTGGTAGGGAAAATGAAAAATAGTGtctttttaagaaaatgatttTGGAAATGTAGTGTTCGtccgttttttgttttttgtattaAAAATGCCATTCATTGACATTATTTTGACTTCTAATTGCAATTTTTATGTTTATTCAAAACTAATATCCATTTTTTTTACAGAAGTAACCCAAAATTGGTGTTGATATTGGTGGAGTTAAAGAGATTGGCATTACCATCTAAAGAGGTTGGCATTGCCATCTATAGAGCTATTAAGGTCATTTTTCGTATATTGGCTGCATTGTAATAAATTTGTTTTTATGCCTTCTTCTTTGCCATAGTCCATAGTGGATAACGAAAATATTTTGGCACCATTATTcgacaaatcttattttattgtACCAGTGAaattatgtttctatttatttaattaatttaagaaAAGCcttataatttacattttgataattattttttttaatgaactcgtgtaatacatgggtcttatttagattttttatttctatttttgatctaaatgtttttatttctatttttgaTCTAAATGATCATTTTGACCTTTATATCCAATTTACTTAGATTTTAAATgtatattaataatttatttttattattttaaaattggcATACTTCAAAAAATTATAATACACTAATATGAAACTCTTAAAACATAAATCAATTTTATTTGTTAAAAGTTGTTATTCTGACCATTTTAACGACAAATAATCATTTTGACAATCATAGAATAATTAGCATTCTACTTTaatattattttcttattttttctaAATGTACAATTACTAAAAAAATTATAACTAAATGATTAATGATTACacattcatatttattttttcatgGTATAGTAATATAAAGTTGAATTTTAGAAATAAATATAAAGGAAATGATGATTAATTCAATAATTGAATCTATACAAATAAAAAAAGtattgaaatattttaaaaaattactcACAAATTTCCAAATACTTCTTTGAATACAACATTAGACGTTTTATTGATAAGGTTGTCATCACTATCTAAAACTAATATTTTTAATCCATCTTTGCTTTTAACTCTCGACAATGCAACATACAACTCTCAATGAGTGAACACTGGTTGTCTCAAAAATAAACCTACTTTCGATAGTGATTGTCCTTGACTCTTGTTTATTGTTATTGCAAAACATACAGCCAATGAAAATTGTCTTCTTTGAAATGTAAAAGGAATTCTTTTTTCTGAAGGAGTTAAAGTCATTCTTGGAATAAAAGTACGGTTTCCTGTATTACTTCCGAAAATTATCTCTGCTTCTATAACACGGTTACCCAATGCTATAACTCGTAGTCTCGTTCCATTACACAAACCACTTTTCGGATCAATACTCCTCAGTAACATAACTGGAACACCGACTTTTAATACCAACTTATGGATCGGCAAACCTGACAGTTTAAGACCATTTAGAACATCCCACGAATACAAGCTTTCATCAATGTCATTATGAACAAAATCTGAATGACAAAGACTGTCTGAACTCAAGTATTCTTTTTCATCACCTAGAAATAGTGATAACAGACAATCATTTATTTCCTGAACAACTTCGTTTTTTGGTGCAAGGATTGCTCTTTCTTGAAAAAACCTGGGATGATTGGCATTTTCAATAATAGAAGGATAGACAAATGCAATTAATGAACCGATTGGATCAGATGAATCAGTAATGAGAAGATCATCTGGTATATCAATAATTGCCTCACCATCATTGAAACCACCCACATTTCCTTCTCCTATATCCAAAAGCCAATTTGCAAAGGCCTTTGTTTCCTCAATATCATATGTTTGATCACTCAACCTCATGTTTTTAGTTAATCTTAAGACTTTGCAATCTGGCCAAATGTAGGAGGAACTTAATGAAGCATTCACAATGTCTTGTCTGCTTCCGTTTGGAACAACAGGTAGAATCTGCCTAAAATCGCCTCCAAAAACAATTGATTTTCCTCCAAATGGCAATTTTGAGTTGCTGCAAAGATCACAACTCAATATATCCTTCAAAGATCGATCCAACGCTTCAAATGCATGTTTATAAATCATTGGTGCCTCATCTCATATAATCAATGATGCTCGTCTTAACAAATCGGCAACATCACTATCCAGCGTCAACGAACAAAAAGAATCCTCAATAAGATTTATAGGAATTATAAAGCGAGAGTGTGCCGTTCTACCTCCGGTAAGTAATAACGAAGCAATACCACTTGAAGCAACATTTAAAACGATTTCACCTTCAGATCTTAAGGCTGCAGATAATGTCTTCCAAAGAAAAGTTTTCCCAGTACCACCATATGTTGAACATGTTTCATGATTTTGTCAAAAACACCTCTTTGTTCAACTGTTAATGAATCCAACAGATGAATCAACTCGTTGTGTAGAATGGTCCTGTCAAAATCTAGCTCCTCGGTTATCAAACGATTGTTTGAAGAAGGTATAGATTCATGATCTGGGTAAGGCATCCCATAATAATCTTTGAGGCTTGAGTTGTTCTGGAGTAAAACTTTTTCAATCTCATAAAGGGTCAAGTTCTTAAGTTGATCCTCAGTAAGCGATAAACCTGTATAAATTGAAAGCTAATTATTTATAAAGAAATATACACAATCATAAGtacatagaaataatgtttccaaaaataatatgataacatattatgaaaaaaaatgtaattgtgaataaaaaaatacttattaaacataagtatattattaatgcatatatttaaatgttaaaaaatatcATAATACCTGGAGAATTTAATCGCTTCAATTGATTGTATAGAATTACATCCGataaatatttccatatattTTCCCAAACACAGGACGGGTTAGACAAACTATTCGACTTTAGCATAATTGCAAATAGAGATCGTAAATAATAACCAGAACCTGAATGGCTGGCTTCCTCGATGGCATCAATGTATTCTCTATCATCTTCTAAAAGTCCAAGAGCATAACATGTCTCTCTAAAAGTAGCATACTCGTGACCATTTACCATGCGGATATCTTCAAACGATTTCGGACCTTTGACTTTATTTAAAAGAATTCTTAAAAAATACGCTTCAACAAGATTAGGTGAAACTGCATGAATTCTACCGATCGATTTTCCTATTTTTCTTGGCTTCCAGCAACGATCTTTCAATTTCCATACAATTTTTGAAGGAAATTCAATGTATGAAAGTTTTTGTGCGTCTTTATTATGTTCGTTACATGTCATCCAAGCTAAGAACATCAAAGAAGAAACAGATTGTTTGTCGAGGACATCGTCGATATCGTCGACTGCACCATACACAACATTTTGTTGTCTAGAAAGATGGAAAGGAAGTCTAACAACAGAAGGATACCTgtaaataattattatttaattaagaaaaataattagtatttaaaatttatctttttataAAACAACATTTGTTTAGTGCTAATACTTGTAATGGACGTCAAATCCAAATATCCGCCACGAGACTTCACATGCAGACAAATATCTACAATCGTAGTAGTTCTTTATTTCATCAACTGCATCTTTAGTATCATCTACATTGTTGCTTTGGATAACTGCCATGGTAGCCCTATCAGGACCCTTGTTAACATATTTAAACAAATATTTGATGGAAGCACCCTGATTGTACCATTCAACATTAATGTGAGCTTGATATCTTTTCAAAAGGACTTTGTGATATGGAACGACGCTTCTGTTGTCTAATTTCACACCCGAATTTTCAACAAATAAATCATCATTACGTCTCCTGTATATAGGATAACCATTAGAATCAACAGAAGTATGATCTAAGAATGGTTTCGGGAAGTTTTTTGAACACTTGTTCTCAATCATGCATGGGCATTTAGGATTATCACCACCACAAGGACCATGCATCATGAACTCGTTGACAAGTGCATATAATTCCGGATCCTCATCTTTGTTTGGAATTTCAGCAGAAATAACTCAATCAATATGTTCAACGGTAGGCAACTTGTAATCAGAGTGCATGAATAGACATATATGGGCGTGAGGCAAGCCGCGTTTTTGAAACTCCTGTTGGAAATTtggtaaaaatatttatatttttactaactttggacatatataaatatatacatatgttgtatatataacAAACTCTAAGTGGGTTTGTCTTCTCCTCCATGAGGACTTCGAAACAATATATTATATGTCCAAACTAGAGTATAAGTGAATGAGATATCGATACTCAAATATGGGTATTTGAAAATAAGTTTAGCAAAAGAAAGGAATGTGGGAATGAGTCCCACATTGGTAAAGAGACCAAACTCAACAAGGTTTATAAGTTTTATTGCATGGAAGGATTACAAGCTTGTGTCTATGGTTATGCTACAATTCCTACCCATCTTGGTTCCGTAGACCAAAAACATCGAACTCGTGCATGGGCGTGACCTGCGGACACGAATGTAGCTCCGAAAACTCGGGCGCACGCTACCCTCATTTTTGCTAAACTTAACAGTTTTGGTCCCTATTTTTGAATTCTATAACGGATGCATTGATTGCGTAATTAATGACATTTATTGCCATTAAACGCtcaatcaattagtgatttgtttCCGTTTCACGATTCAACTATAAAAGAAGACCTTGTCTTCTCATTCAAACACACGAATGAAactactcttcttcttcttccttctctgCACTCCTGTTTCCAGCGATTCTTTCAGGCAAGTGGTGATATCCGGCAGTACATAATATTGTTTAGGTTGTTGTACCCTGGGAACAGACGGCGAATCTGTTTAAGGGAATCGAGTCCAACTCGAGCCTCAAACACATCGTTTGTATCTAATTTTTCTTTACAGGAACCTTTCAAGGACGAAAACGAAGACCTTGTACTAACAGTCTTAAACAGATTTATTCTTTGTTCTAATACTTTCGTTTTCTGTTCTTTTATTCTAAAATCGAGTTTGTATCGATTTTTTTCTAGTAATAATATATTTCATTGTGGTTACGATTCTTTCAGAATGTCTGCAACTCCCGTTGGTACTGGAACTCCTGTTGTTGGTGCTACCCCTGCTGTGAACCCAAATGCACCGGTTCCAAACATCATGACTAATCATGCTGAAAGACCTGAAAAATCTTCTGGTCTGAACTTCAAGAggtggcaacagaagatgttgttctACTTGACCACCTTGAACCTGGCTCGGTTCCTAACAGAAACTGCTCCTGTAATTGCTGAGGGGCAGGCTGATGCTCAATCTGTGACTGCAGTGGATGCATGGAAGCATTCAGAATTTATGTGCCGCAACTATGTGTTGAATGGGCTAACAGATGCACTTTACAATGTTTATTGTAAAGTTGCAACTGCTAAGGAACTATGGGAGTCGTTGGAAAGGAAGTATAAGACAGAAGATGTCGGAActaagaagcatgttgttgctaaGTTCTTGGAATACAAAATGGTTGACTCAAAATCTGTTATGAGTCAAGTCCAAGACCTTCAGGTCATCATACATGATAACAATGCAAAAGGGATGGATCTTAATGAATCATTCCAAGTTGCATCAATGTTTGAAAAGCTTCCTCCTGGTTGGATAGACTTCAAAAATTACCTTAAGCATAAGCGAAAGGAGATGTCTGTGGAGGAACTGGTGGTGCGTCTTCGCATTGAAGAAGACAATAGAATGGCTATGAAGAAAGGTAGTGAAGTTGAATCTTCTAAGGTTCATATGGTGGAAGCTGATCAAACTTCCAAAAGCAAAGGCAAGGGACCTCACAAAGGGAAAGCAAAGGGCTAAAACCTAGGCCCCAAGGCAGGAACTTTCAAGAAGAAGTTCAAGGGCTACAACTGTGGCCAACCGAGTCACAAGGCTTCGGAGTGCCCTCAACCTAAAAGGGAAAACTGTCAAGCAAACATGGTGAATGATAACATGGAGTTGGTGGCCATGATAACTGATCTCACGGCCATGGTTTTTGAAGTGAATCTCATGAATACAAATTCAAATGAGTGGTGGATTGACACGGGAGCTACTCGTCATGTGTGTCATGACAAAAGTGTTTTCAACACCTACAAAGAAGTTGAAGATGGTGAAAAGCTCTACATGGGAAATGCAGCTACCGCGGATATCAAAGGTGTTGGTGATGTCATTCTAAAAATGACTTCGGGGAAAGAAGTGAAGCTTAGGGATGTTTTGTATGTTCCTGAACTTCGTAAGAATCTAGTTTCGGGTGGTTTATTGAACCAGTTTGGTTTTAAGCTAGTGTTTGAGTCGGACAAGTTTGTTTTGTCCAAAAATGGTATGTTTATGGGAAAAGTATATGCCTTGAATGGCATGTTCAAATTGAATGTAATGGTGACAAACAAAATGAATAATGAAAGTTCTAGTTCTGCTTATTTgcttgagtgttcaaatgtttggCATGGTCACTTAGGACATGTAAATTACAATTCAATTAAGCGATTAATTAAACTAGAATACATACCAAAACTTAATATTGACTCAAATCACAAATGTCCCACATGTGTTCAAGCTAAACAAACTAGATTGTCTTTCCAAACAATCAAAAGAAACACCGAACCTCTTGATTTAattcacactgatgtgtgtgatcTAAAGTCAATTCCTACTCAAGGTGGGAACAAATACTTCATTACATTCATCGATGATAGCACGAAATATTGGTACATATATTTACTTAAGAGTAAAGATGAAGCAATAGACAAGTTTGTCTTGTACAAAaatgaagttgagaatcaactcAACAAGAGAATTAAAGTGGTTAGAAGTGATAGGGGTGGGGGATATGTTTCTCCCTATGCTGATTTTTGTGCTAAAAATGGAATTCGTCATGAATTCACATCGCCCTATTCACCTCAATCCAATGGAATTGCTGAAAGAAAGAACCGTACCTTGAAAGAAATGGTCAATGCCATGATAATTAGTTCGGGTGTAAACCAGTCAATGTGGGGGGAAGCTATTTTGTCGGCTAACTATCTTTTAAATAAGATACCTCGCAAAGAAAAGAATGAAACACCGTATGAACTTTGGATGGGAAGAAAGCCATCGTATAAGTACTTACGAGTGTGGGGGTGCCTAGCTAAAGTTGTAGTGCCACCACCTAAGGTACAAAAGTTAGGGCCTAAAACAGTGGATTGTGTATTCATTGGCTATGCACAAAGTAGTAGTGCTTATCAGTTCCTTGTGCATGATTCTAAGAATCCTGAAATACACAAGAATACCATAATGGAATCAAGGAATGCTTCATTCTTTGAAGATGTGTTTCCCTGTTTGAACAAGGAAGTTGAAAGCCCATCTTTACCAAATAACGAAGCTGTTCGAGAGGAAGAACAAGCTCAATCCGAGGAGGAAGAGATAGAACCCAGAAGAAGTAAGAGGGCTAGAGTTGAAAAATCATTTGGTGATGATTTTTTCACCTATGTGGTGGAAAGTGAACCTAAAACCTACCAAGAGGCAGTAACTTCTTCTGAGGGACCTTAATGGAAAGAAGCCATCAAAAACGAGGTAGAATCTATCTTACAAAATCATACATGGGAACTAGTGGATCTACCTCCAGGTAGCAAACCACTAGGTTACCGTTGGATTTTTAAGAGAAA
This window encodes:
- the LOC111903763 gene encoding uncharacterized protein LOC111903763, with the protein product MSATPVGTGTPVVGATPAVNPNAPVPNIMTNHAERPEKSSGLNFKRWQQKMLFYLTTLNLARFLTETAPVIAEGQADAQSVTAVDAWKHSEFMCRNYVLNGLTDALYNVYCKVATAKELWESLERKYKTEDVGTKKHVVAKFLEYKMVDSKSVMSQVQDLQVIIHDNNAKGMDLNESFQVASMFEKLPPGWIDFKNYLKHKRKEMSVEELVVRLRIEEDNRMAMKKGSEVESSKVHMVEADQTSKSKGKGPHKGKAKG
- the LOC111903767 gene encoding uncharacterized protein LOC111903767, with product MVNGLDVTVFVSIWCTFCFGKYSKIVRLSIDNPKVNRGYKHSSVGCACYRFMAPKNITLLGQLDLLHEKFTLKVRVIRLTKQLTYDKKKTFRIDMILVDEEGTKIEAQVPSRWVFRFEKMLAENESYYIENPQVGENTADNKFVINSNKLHFCPITMVTKSNDFVGPLGRKVSVTLWDDYAQQFVDYVSNNPEKRTVIIIIQFGKVSDYRGRLSVSYWYSVTKLYINANIEEILQFKNTLVSKNSFENLSANRSKDSSSLLYSETDEFLLKHDFKPITEIQEITKVSRVIVLGTVKRVCTYFSWFKIPIRVQDPTGVISLTLFDGDANRLLRKNAQELLEIFNEDGNTAIFPIEITDLLERKFAFLIEVSEYNLTNKVQGYSIRKLTTDRKILSELEKKFTIDQTFLVCSYLQHVDSDSFNTAIFEVTSQETTNLKDAISFTGDSITPASNVEKSTATSPLPKYHFSKVVSPNAELKRNLSEVYDVDDPPAMSSTKVRSTIMDDGFSGHGKMELLIPKIEK
- the LOC111903766 gene encoding uncharacterized protein LOC111903766; its protein translation is MIYKHAFEALDRSLKDILSCDLCSNSKLPFGGKSIVFGGDFRQILPVVPNGSRQDIVNASLSSSYIWPDCKVLRLTKNMRLSDQTYDIEETKAFANWLLDIGEGNVGGFNDGEAIIDIPDDLLITDSSDPIGSLIAFVYPSIIENANHPRFFQERAILAPKNEVVQEINDCLLSLFLGDEKEYLSSDSLCHSDFVHNDIDESLYSWDVLNGLKLSGLPIHKLVLKVGVPVMLLRSIDPKSGLCNGTRLRVIALGNRVIEAEIIFGSNTGNRTFIPRMTLTPSEKRIPFTFQRRQFSLAVCFAITINKSQGQSLSKVGLFLRQPVFTH
- the LOC111903764 gene encoding uncharacterized protein LOC111903764; amino-acid sequence: MMHGPCGGDNPKCPCMIENKCSKNFPKPFLDHTSVDSNGYPIYRRRNDDLFVENSGVKLDNRSVVPYHKVLLKRYQAHINVEWYNQGASIKYLFKYVNKGPDRATMAVIQSNNVDDTKDAVDEIKNYYDCRYLSACEVSWRIFGFDVHYKYPSVVRLPFHLSRQQNVVYGAVDDIDDVLDKQSVSSLMFLAWMTCNEHNKDAQKLSYIEFPSKIVWKLKDRCWKPRKIGKSIGRIHAVSPNLVEAYFLRILLNKVKGPKSFEDIRMVNGHEYATFRETCYALGLLEDDREYIDAIEEASHSGSGYYLRSLFAIMLKSNSLSNPSCVWENIWKYLSDVILYNQLKRLNSPGLSLTEDQLKNLTLYEIEKVLLQNNSSLKDYYGMPYPDHESIPSSNNRLITEELDFDRTILHNELIHLLDSLTVEQRGVFDKIMKHVQHMVVLGKLFFGRHYLQP